Proteins encoded by one window of Corythoichthys intestinalis isolate RoL2023-P3 chromosome 20, ASM3026506v1, whole genome shotgun sequence:
- the ptchd1 gene encoding patched domain-containing protein 1 yields the protein MLGGAASGLSAGWERLEPPRPRAAMLRQALHAGLSGGFRALGRFVAGQPVLFASAPLLLAVLLGASFSRYRVEDDVQSLLAPKHSLAKIEGNLVDSLFPINHSKHALYSDLQTPGRYGRVIVTARRGNLLESPHLDAILKLHRLIYQMQVTAPPSGPSSFNYSFSHLCLPDDKNACIVDDVIRVLEEIRSARAANRSSPILHYPITQLADGRRAYIGHQLGGVQNWPGDGEGVRSARALQLTYYLRVRGGLTEGVAGQWEKAFCAELRQFAALHPQLGLYPATSSSLRTDFQFSSVLARRPLLASLGLCGALAVLCCSMRDCVRSKPWLGVLALLSVTLAGLTAAGILNLSGSTYNSTYLGIPFVMLGHGLFGSFEMLSSWRRTREDQHVKERVASVFEDVMLRFSGSTALHLTTLGLAASPLTNMEAVRLFCRAAALAVSVSYAYMLSFYSSCLVFTGYLETGYRHGCFCRRVPKQDRLDSKPAWYRCLMYTRYQDEAQTATGTPHGPHLPHTRTYVHPHASDTRPQDSHLLLGCVRRCYADWITNTYVKPFVVLLYLVYISFGLMGFLQVVQGSDPSTLVAMDTATVLYTRAQQRYFSSYSPVIGFYIYESAPYWNATVQGDLLEYAKGFQRISWLESYLAYLSERNQSTSSPRENFTRTLRLDFLREPRFAHFADDIIFAERGPGEEPDVAASRIFLVAKTTENKREEMSVLLDTLRRLSLTSRVRFLIFNPSFVYLDRYAAAVSSPLRHSLLAVLFLLGLSSLAVVEPLVSVWLGLTLLSVQFGVLGFMTLWGVELDCISVLCLILALGHAADCSAPLLCGFAAGRGEGRTRWVRLALERHGVPSLQAFLCYGAALVPVGSVRSNLTRTLFRCLALTAGCSALHALAFLPALLTFLPPSKSRSRRGEAGDVPRQEVECVEMDGTRVVDQITTV from the exons ATGCTCGGCGGCGCCGCGTCGGGGCTTTCCGCCGGCTGGGAGAGGCTGGAACCTCCTCGGCCGCGCGCAGCCATGCTGCGCCAAGCGCTGCACGCCGGCCTGAGCGGTGGCTTCCGAGCGCTCGGCCGCTTCGTGGCCGGCCAGCCGGTGCTGTTCGCCTCGGCGCCGCTGCTGCTGGCGGTTCTGCTGGGCGCCAGCTTCAGCCGCTACCGCGTGGAGGACGACGTGCAGAGCCTGCTGGCGCCCAAGCACAGCCTGGCCAAGATCGAGGGCAACCTGGTGGACAGCCTCTTCCCCATCAACCACTCCAAGCACGCACTCTACTCGGACCTGCAGACGCCCGGACGCTACGGGCGCGTCATCGTCACCGCGCGCCGGGGGAACCTCCTCGAGTCGCCGCATCTCGACGCCATCCTCAAG CTGCATCGGCTGATCTACCAGATGCAAGTGACGGCGCCCCCTAGCGGCCCAAGCAGCTTCAACTACTCCTTCTCGCACCTGTGCCTGCCGGATGACAAAAATGCCTGCATCGTGGACGACGTCATCCGCGTCCTGGAGGAGATCCGCTCGGCGCGCGCCGCCAACCGTTCATCGCCGATTCTCCATTACCCCATCACGCAACTGGCCGACGGTCGCCGCGCCTACATCGGACACCAGCTGGGCGGAGTCCAAAACTGGCCCGGTGACGGCGAAGGGGTGCGCTCGGCCCGCGCGCTCCAGCTTACCTACTATCTCCGGGTACGCGGCGGGTTGACGGAGGGCGTGGCCGGCCAATGGGAGAAGGCCTTCTGCGCTGAGCTGCGGCAATTCGCCGCGCTCCACCCGCAGCTCGGGCTCTACCCGGCCACGTCGTCATCTCTCCGGACCGACTTCCAGTTCTCTTCGGTGCTGGCACGGCGCCCCCTGCTGGCTAGCTTGGGACTGTGCGGGGCGCTAGCCGTGCTGTGCTGTTCCATGCGGGACTGCGTGCGCTCCAAGCCGTGGTTGGGCGTGCTGGCTTTGCTGTCAGTCACGCTGGCGGGATTGACGGCCGCCGGGATTCTTAATCTGAGCGGCTCCACCTATAACTCCACCTACTTGGGAATACCTTTCGTCATGCTGG GTCACGGCTTGTTTGGCTCCTTCGAGATGCTATCGTCGTGGCGTCGTACCCGCGAGGACCAGCACGTCAAGGAGCGTGTGGCCAGCGTCTTTGAAGACGTCATGCTGCGTTTTTCGGGCTCCACGGCGCTCCACCTTACCACACTGGGCCTGGCCGCCTCGCCGCTCACCAACATGGAGGCGGTGCGCCTTTTCTGCCGCGCCGCCGCGCTGGCAGTGAGCGTCAGCTACGCCTACATGCTGTCCTTCTACAGCTCCTGCCTGGTCTTCACTGGCTACCTGGAGACAGGCTACAGGCACGGCTGCTTCTGCCGACGGGTGCCAAAACAGGACCGGTTGGATTCCAAGCCGGCCTGGTACCGCTGCCTGATGTACACGCGCTACCAGGATGAGGCGCAGACCGCCACAGGGACGCCGCACGGGCCTCACCTGCCGCACACGCGCACTTATGTCCACCCTCACGCCTCGGACACCCGTCCCCAGGATTCGCATCTACTGCTGGGCTGCGTGAGGCGTTGTTACGCAGACTGGATCACCAATACCTACGTCAAGCCCTTTGTGGTGCTGCTCTACCTGGTCTACATCTCCTTTGGACTCATGGGGTTCCTGCAG GTGGTCCAAGGTTCGGACCCCAGCACCCTAGTGGCGATGGACACAGCGACAGTGTTGTACACCCGCGCCCAGCAGCGCTACTTCAGCTCCTACTCCCCTGTCATCGGTTTCTACATCTATGAGAGCGCCCCCTACTGGAACGCCACGGTGCAAGGTGACCTGCTGGAGTACGCCAAAGGCTTCCAGCGCATCAGCTGGCTGGAGTCCTACCTGGCCTACCTTTCAGAGCGCAACCAGTCCACCAGCTCTCCCCGGGAGAACTTCACTCGCACTCTCCGCCTCGACTTCCTGCGCGAGCCTCGCTTTGCGCACTTCGCCGATGACATCATCTTCGCCGAACGGGGCCCTGGGGAGGAACCCGACGTGGCGGCGTCGCGGATTTTCCTGGTGGCTAAGACCACGGAGAACAAGCGCGAGGAGATGTCGGTGCTGCTGGACACGTTGCGTCGTTTGTCGCTCACGTCCCGCGTGCGCTTCCTCATCTTCAACCCATCCTTCGTGTACCTGGACCGCTACGCTGCCGCCGTTAGCTCGCCGCTGCGGCACTCCCTGTTAGCAGTCCTCTTCCTGTTAGGACTCTCTTCCTTAGCCGTGGTGGAGCCCTTAGTGTCCGTGTGGTTGGGTCTCACCCTTCTTTCGGTTCAGTTCGGAGTTCTGGGCTTCATGACACTGTGGGGGGTGGAGCTAGACTGCATATCGGTTCTATGCCTGATTCTGGCGTTGGGTCATGCCGCCGACTGCAGCGCGCCGCTGCTGTGCGGGTTCGCCGCCGGCCGGGGCGAGGGCAGGACCCGATGGGTTCGGCTAGCTCTGGAGCGCCACGGCGTACCCTCGCTTCAGGCCTTCTTGTGCTACGGCGCCGCCCTGGTGCCGGTGGGCTCAGTGCGCTCCAACCTAACCCGCACGCTTTTCCGCTGCCTGGCGCTAACGGCCGGCTGCTCCGCCTTGCACGCGCTGGCTTTCCTGCCCGCCCTGCTCACCTTCCTGCCGCCGTCCAAGAGCCGAAGCCGGCGGGGCGAGGCGGGGGACGTGCCCCGACAGGAGGTGGAGTGCGTTGAGATGGACGGTACTCGAGTGGTCGACCAGATCACTACCGTCTGA